CCGGACAGAACAGTTCTCCATGGTGGATTCATTGCGGTGGTAAAGAAGGTGAGAACTAACAACCAGCGGGTGGCAGATCGTCTCTCTTGGCTTGCGCAGGGCTACCCAAGAAGAGTTTTCTGCAGGTTTTCTGCAGGGAAAGAAAGAGGCAGGTGGGTGTGCCCGTGTGGTGAGAAAACGCACTGCAAACAGTGTAAGATAGAGGGGAAAAACGTCTGCTTGCGACCCCAGGGACTACCCCTGGTTCTTTCTTTGCAGTGACCAGTCTTGCGACTCATCATGTTGTGGCAGGTCAGCTGGTAAAAAATGGTCTGCCTGGCAGCAAACCGCAGCAGCGGTGATTTGTTCGACATCGAAGATCCCAAGGAGCGTCGCCACTCGTGACCGCTACAGAGCACAAATATGACGGTAGTGCGATCACTATCCTGGAAGGGCTGGAAGCAGTCCGGAAACGCCCAGGTATGTATATCGGCTCAACCGGCGAAAAAGGTTTGCACCATCTGGTGTGGGAGGTTGTCGACAACTCCGTCGATGAGGCGATGGCAGGTTATGCCGACAAAGTTGATGTCACCCTGCTGGCTGACGGCGGTGTTCAGGTCGTTGACAATGGTCGTGGTATTCCTGTTGATCTGCACCCGTCAGGTCCGCCCACGATTCAGGTGGTCATGACCCAGCTGCACGCCGGTGGCAAATTCGACTCGGAATCCTATTCGGTTTCCGGTGGTTTGCACGGTGTGGGTATCTCGGTGGTTAACGCCTTGTCGACGAAGGTAGAAGCCGATGTGAAACGCGACGGCTATCACTGGATTCAAAACTTCACCAATGCAATCCCTGATCCGTTGATCCAGGGTGGGAAAGCTCGCGGCACCGGGACGACGATCCGGTTCTGGCCGGATGCGGAAATCTTCGAAACTGTCGATTTCAAATTTGATACGATTGCTCGCCGCCTGCAAGAGATGGCGTTCCTCAACAAGGGGCTCACGATTACCTTCACTGACCTGCGGGTGAGTGAGGAAGAAGCAGCGCTTGACGAGTTAGCAGAAAATGTTGACAAGGTGAGCTTGGAAGATGAACAAGCCGCTTTGGATGCTGCGGAAGCTACAGCTGATTCCGATGATGAGTCAGCTGAGCCGGCAGCGAAGGCCAAGCCGAAAGTGAAAAAGCGGGTCTTCCACTATCCGGACGGGTTGAAAGACTATGTCCGCAATATCAATAAGACGAAAACCCCGACGCATCCGACGATCATTGCTTTTGATGCTAAGGATGAGCACAACGAGCTCGAGATCGCGATGCAGTGGAACACCTCCTATTCGGAGTCGGTGCACACCTTCGCCAACACCATCAACACGATGGAGGGTGGCTCCCATGAGGAAGGGTTCCGGGCGGCAGTCACCTCGTTGATGAACCGCTATGCGCGGGAACACAAGCTGCTGAAAGATAAAGAACCGAACCTTACCGGTGATGACTGCCGGGAAGGGCTCGCAGCAGTGGTGTCTGTGCGGATCGCTGACCCACAGTTCGAAGGGCAGACGAAGACGAAGCTGGGCAACACTGAGGTGAAATCCTTTGTGCAGCGCAGCGTCAACGAGCAGCTTACGCACTGGATGGAAGCGAATCCGGCTGAGGCAAAAGAAATCATGAATAAGGCGATTTCTTCCTCTCATGCCCGGCAGGCGGCACGGAAAGCCCGCGAACTGGTGCGCCGGAAGTCGGCAACCAATCTTGGTGGATTGCCTGGTAAGTTGGCGGACTGCCGGTCGAAGGATCCGAAGAAGTCGGAGCTGTATCTTGTGGAGGGTGACTCTGCTGGTGGTACCGCAAAGTCGGGGCGTGATTCGCTGTATCAGGCGATTCTGCCGTTGCGCGGCAAGATCCTCAATGTGGAGAAAGCCCGACTGGATAAAGTGCTGAAAAACAATGAGGTGCAGGCGATTATTTCTGCCCTCGGCACCGGTATTCACGACGAGTTTGATATCAACAAGCTGCGGTATCACAAGATTGTGCTGATGGCCGATGCTGACGTCGACGGTCAACATATTGCTACGTTGCTGCTAACGCTGCTGTTTAGGTTTATGCCGCAGCTGGTCGACAATGGGCATGTGTATTTGGCGCAGCCGCCGCTATATAAGTTGAAGTGGCAGTCCGGTTTGCCTGGGTTTGCCTACTCGGATGCGGGTCGTGACCAGCAGCTGGAGGAAGGTCTGGCGCAGGGTCGGAAGATCAACAAGGACGACGGTATTCAGCGCTATAAGGGTCTGGGTGAGATGAGTGCGAAAGAGCTGTGGGAAACCACGCTCGACCCAGAGACCCGCACCTTGCGGCAGGTGACGATGGAAGATGCGAACGCCGCCGATGAGATTTTCTCGATTCTCATGGGTGATGACGTTGTTGCACGCCGCTCATTTATTACTCGTAACGCTAAGGATGTGCGGTTCCTCGACGTGTAATCGTCACCGCAGGTAGCGCGCAACCCCTATGCCGACACGGTGGTGTTGTGCGCCTGCGGTGTCACACCTGCAGGAATGCGTTGCTTGAATCCTGCGCACTCCATGTACACCCCAAGGAACAGTGGACTGGTAGTTTTTCGCCTATCAGCTGCTGTTTTTTGGGGTGTTGTGCTTGGTGCTGTCTTGGGCATCGGGGCAAAGTCACTGGCACTCGATGCCTCCCGGTGACTATCTGTCACTGGTCACAGTGGCGGCTGCTAGACCTGTGGCGCGTAGCGTTGCACGATCGCTGCCATCGGGCCTAGTGCTGGTTTCAATAGTGGGACTGCCCGGTTCCGCAGTGAGGCATAAAGTTTCGCTAGTGCTTTGTTGTTTATCCGGTCAGTGTGTTTATCGGCATGTGACAGCAGATAGTCGGCAACATTATCCGGGTCTTGTAACACATACGCGGAGAAGCTTTCCGCGGTGTTGTCTGCGGTGTAGGCATCCCACAGCGGCTGCATCGCATCAGCGAATTCGGGGATGACCGCTTGCACGCTGCGGTTGATGAGATTGGGGTCAGTTTTCTTCACTGCCCCGACGGTGGTTTTGATTGCGGTGCCGGTAAATCCCTTGTAGCCGGCGATCGTATCGTCGATGAGGGTAACAAGTTCGGCCGCAATCTTTGGTCGCTGTTTCGAGGTAAACGCTTCACGCAGGGTAGTCACAGCGTGTCAGTGTAGTTTATTGTTCCCGCACAAGTGGCGGGCACCGTTGTGGCTGGGACGAGTGCCTCCTGCCACGCGGGGGTGCTGTTGTAACTGTTTTATTCCAGGCAATACGGCAATGCGGCAGGTGGGGCAGTATTGCAGCAACCCTTGCCAAACGTTGCCTGAAGTTGGCGGCGGGGTTCGACAAGGGTTGCTGTTTTTGAGAATTTGCTGTCGTGATTCTTCCTCACACAGTCGATGACTCAGCGCACACGAGTGCCACATCAGCCACAGCTATTCACTGCAATCACAACAGTCACTTATGTTACACATTGTTGGAACACAGGCAAAGACTTTCCCGAAAAAGCAGCGGTTCACCTGCTATCCAGTGGGGGTATCACGGGCCGCAAAATCACTAGCCCGTCGTAGATATACTGCCGCGGCAAGCTTGGCAAACAAGGCATTGTCCTGCGACAACGGGGTAAGTTTGAGCAAAGTTTCTGCTAACGCGGCGGCAGCCTCGTCCGGGGTGGGAAACAGGGGCACACCATGTAATTTCGCCCCGCACACACTTGCCGCGGCCACCAGTGCCGCATGATCGACAATGCTGGCCGGGGTTTCAGCACAAAACACCTGCGCCACGCGGTATAGCTGGTCAGCGGGGAAATCCACCGCCGGTATTGCTGCACCCGCACGCGGCGTGGCAGCGATAAGCGGCAGCGGGGAGTGGTTTGTCATCTGGGACACCTCAACATCTCCTCGGCGGATACATGAAAAGTTGGAACTCCATCAAACGTCATTGTTGCCAGGAGATGCTGATTGCCCCGAACCTTCAGACCCGAACCTTCAGGCAGGTGCAACACCTGGGGAATCGGCCGATGAGTGACACCGGGATGGTGTTGCACCATCACCAAACATTGGCAACGACAATGGTGTTCAAATTGGCAACGACACCAGGGTTCTTTCAGCCCTAGTGCAGTGTGTTGCCTGTCCTAGTGCAGTGTGTTGCCTGCCCTAGGGCCGATGTTTCGCTTTGGCTTGGGTGATTGCTTGTTGGGTTTCCCGATAGTCGGCCAGCAGCTCATAGGCCAAATGATGCACTTCACTGTCAAGCAAGCTGCGTGCTGCAGCCGCCACAATGGCGCGCACCGCCGCATCATGTTTACTGCGGCCTTGCGCCGCAGCCAACAGCGTTAACGCCCGATCTTCTTCCGCGGAAAGCCGCAATGTCATGGCCACCAGCATTAATCCTTTCATCACCGTTGGACGAACGTGCTGCAGCTGGTTGCCGCGTTTTGTGGCGCCGTGTGCTGCCCCTGTTCGCCAATATGGTATCACTGTGATACCAAGCATCGTGGGGTAAAACGGTCAAATACGCCCTCAACGGCCCTGTAGCTGCCAAAGCGTGCCACAACCACGTAGAATAGTGACGTTGTGTGTGTACACACCACGCACATGGTGACACGGATCTGTAATTGACCACCTGATCGCAATATGCACCGGAAACAACATTGCTGCGGCTCTGGCTGTCAAGGTGCAAGGCAAAACCACAGTGCCGCGGACAGGCAGCATGCCGTGCGAAATACAACCTACCTGTGCAACATCAAATAACTCGTGTGCAAGTAGTCGCATCCTGTGCGGCGACTGCACAACGAACAAAAAGACATCCCAATTGGGAAGGAATAACAACCAGTGAGCGACGACATTCACGGCGGAGAAACCTTAACCGACCGTATTCAGCCGATTGATATCGCTGAAGAAATGCAGTCCAGCTATATCGACTATGCCATGTCGGTGATTGTTGGCCGTGCCCTTCCAGAGGTGCGTGACGGGCTGAAACCAGTGCACCGACGCATCCTCTATGCGATGTTTGACTCCGGCTATCGTCCGGATCGCTCCTATGTGAAGTCTTCCCGCCCAGTGGCAGACGCCATGGGTAAATTCCACCCGCACGGCGACTCGGCAATCTATGACACCCTGGTGCGTCTCGCGCAGCCATGGTCGATGCGGTATCCGCTCGTCGACGGACAAGGTAACTTTGGTTCCCCCGGTAATGACGCGGCGGCGGCGATGCGTTATACCGAGTGTCGTCTCACCCCGCTGGCGATGCAGATGGTGCGCGATATCCGCGAAGACACTGTCGATTTCCAGCCCAACTATGACGGGAAAAACCTCGAACCGGTAGTGTTACCGGCCCGGGTGCCCAACCTGCTGATGAACGGCTCCGGCGGTATTGCTGTCGGTATGGCGACCAATATTCCGCCACATAACCTGCGGGAACTGGGCGAAGCTATTTTCTGGCTGCTGGAAAACCCTGATGCGGAGCCAAAAGAAGCACTGGAAGCATGCATGGAACGTGTCCATGGACCAGACTTCCCAACCGCTGGGCTTATTGTTGGCGATTCAGGTATCAAGGACGCATACACCACCGGTCGTGGATCGATCCGGATGCGGGGTGTCACCGCCGTAGAGCAAGAAGGCTCCCGCCAGCAGATTGTTATCACCGAACTGCCATACCAGGTCAACCCGGATAACATGATCTCCTCGATCGCGGAACAGATCGAGTCAGGCAAACTTACCGGCATCTCTGATATTCAAAATGAGTCATCTGACCGTATCGGTATGCGGATCGTGATTTATCTCAAGCGGGATGCGGTACCGCGGGTGGTGCTCAATAACCTGTATAAGCATTCACAGCTGCAAACCTCTTTCGGTGCGAATATGCTCTCCATCGTCGATGGGGTGCCCCGCACGCTGCGGCTGGATCAGATGCTGCGCAACTATGTCAAGCATCAGATCGAAGTGATTGTGCGGCGTACCCGCTACCGGTTGCAGGAAGCGGAAAAGGAAGCCCATATTCTGCGTGGCCTGGTCAAAGCCCTCGACATGCTCGACGAGGTTATTGCTTTGATTCGGCGATCCTCGACACCGAATGTGGCACGCACCGGCTTGATGGAATTGCTTGATATCGACGAGATTCAAGCAGACGCCATTTTGGCGATGCAGCTGCGTCGCCTGGCGGCAATGGAGCGGCAAAAGATTATCGACCGCTTAGCTGAGATCGAAGCGGTTATTGCTGACTTGAATGACATTCTTGCCCGCGAAGAACGGCAGCGGGAAATCGTGCGCGACGAGCTGAAAGAGATCGTCGACAAATATGGTGATGATCGCCGCACAGAGATCATTGCCGCAACCGGCGATGTCACCGAAGAAGATCTCATCGCCCGGGAGAATGTGGTGGTCACCATCACCTCCACTGGCTATGCCAAGCGCACCAAAGTTGACGCGTACCGTTCCCAAAAACGCGGCGGGAAAGGGGTGCGTGGCGCTGAACTCAAACAAGACGATGTGGTGCGGCACTTCTTTGTCTGCTCGACCCACGACTGGATTTTGTTCTTCACCAACTATGGTCGGGTCTACCGGTTGAAAGCCTACGAATTGCCGGAAGCCTCCCGGACTGCCCGCGGTCAGCATGTCGCTAACCTGCTGAGCTTCCAACCAGGGGAAACCATTGCTCAGGTCATCCAGATTCAAAGCTACGACGATGCTGACTATTTGGTGCTTGCTACCGCCCAGGGCAAGGTGAAGAAGTCGAAGCTTACCGACTATGACTCTTCCCGCTCTGGTGGGTTGATCGCTATCAACTTGGCAGAGGATGATCGCCTCATCGGTGCGGCGTTAGCCAGTGCTGATGATGATCTGCTGCTGGTCTCTGATCAGGGGCAGGCGATTCGTTTCACCGCTTCTGATGAGGCGCTGCGTCCAATGGGTCGTGCCACCGCCGGTGTGCGCGGTATGCGCTTTAGGGGCGACGATCAGATGCTGGCCATGTGCGTGGTGCGTGAAGGCGGTTCGCTGCTGGTGGCTACCTCCGGTGGCTACGGTAAACGCACCAAGCTGGAAGAATATCCGACCAAGAACCGTGGCGGACTGGGGGTGGTGACCTTCAAATACACCCCGAAGCGCGGGAAACTTATCGGTGCACTCACCGTCGACGACGATGATCAGATCTTCGCGATTACCTCCGCAGGTGGGGTGATCCGCACCGAAGTTGGCCAGATTCGTCCCTCGTCCCGGCAGACTATGGGGGTGCGGCTCGTCAACCTGGAAAAGGGTGTGGAACTGCTGGCGATTGACCGGAATGTGGAAGAAGAAGGCGAAGAAACTGCCGAAGCCGTCGCGCACGGTGAACAGCCAGGTCGACAACGGGGCGCGGAGCAGACCGTTGACGACGCCGTAGAAACCATCACCCCGGCAACCGCAACAGAAAAGACGGACGCCTCCGGTGTGCCGATCGACGACAGTGGTCAAACACCTGAGGTACTCGAATCGACCGAGCATGGCACGAGTTTGCTCGACGAGGATGGCAATCTCGCCGATACTGACGACGAACAGGAATAACAACCTAAGTATCACCGCCTAGCGGATATGCCCATCAGTGAAGCATGTCCGCTAGGGGGACTGCTCCTGTTTCAGATCAGATGCTCGAAGTGGATATTTTTATCATCTACTCACAACACCTGCCGCGGCTAACACCACCGCGGCAGGTGTTTGCCGAAAGTGGCACCGCTTGTGCTGCGCTACGGTATCGGTTTTTGCGTCCAGTTTCCTTGTATCCGGCAACGACCCGGCTAGAGTAGATGTGACAGCCCCATCAACAAGGTGGTTTTGCCCGCAAGGTTTTCTGCAGCGGCAAGGAATCCCTCTGGTGGTTGCGGCTGGGGACACCGGTGGTGGGCAACCATCGACGGTTGTTGATACCCGCACAGGCAGCATTCCCTGGTGTCAGCTCAGCTGCCTTAATCGTTGGTTTACTCGTCAAGGAGCATTGTCGAATTATGCACACGCTGCGCAAGGTCGCTATTCACCGGATTTCGCCGCTGTCTGCGTTCCGCACCGGCTTAGCGCTGTCCCTGGCAGGTCTTGCTGCCTGGATTTTGTGCGTCATCATTTTGTATTTTGCCCTCGACTCGGCAGGAATCTGGGCCAAACTCAACGAAGTCATTGGTGGTGCCGGCGGCGATGAGATCGTCACCTTCGGTACCGTGTTGTCGATCGCCAGCCTGCTGGGGTCGCTTGCCGCCATTGTCACCACGGTGCTCGCACCGCTTATTGCGGTGATCTACAACGGTCTTGTGGAACTCTTTGGTGGAATCACACTGCACGTCGACATGCTGGACTAGCTGCGAACCACCGACAAGGTGATGATGCCGCGGATCCACCACACCACCGAACAGTGGGTAACCGACGCTGCCAGATGACTTCGGCAAAATTGCATCACTGCAGTTCAGGGCGGGTATTGCGGCGCCATGTTTTGCCGATTTGCCAAAGTTTACGGCGACACTGTAAAGTTTCTTCTCGTTCAAGGGGCCTATAGCTCAGGCGGTTAGAGCGCTTCGCTGATAACGAAGAGGTCGCAGGTTCGAATCCTGCTAGGCCCACCATGAATAGTATGGTACACTCCATAACGTTCATGATCTTGGGGCATTAGCTCAATTGGTAGAGCACCTGCTTTGCAAGCAGGAGGTCAGGAGTTCGATTCTCCTATGCTCCACAATCAGTCCCCTACCTGATAGCAGGTAGGGGACTTTTTCGTCCCCTGAACACTTCGCCACCAGTAAGTTCGGTTGCAAGGACACCAGGGGGACTTAGGGGTTTGGGGGACACAATGGGGGCGCTTCCAGCGTTCGTGGCACCTCGGGTGGCAAGACTTTCGTATCAGTGCAAAGCACACATCGGTATCACTTGCCGGGTGTGTGATTGCTGAGCTACTCCCTTCTACATATGCGCCATAGAGGCCTAGCCCTGCCTGGCGGGATCGAAAGTTGGCTCTAAGGTCTGCCAGTTGCGGATACTGGTGCACAGGTGGGTGTCTGCCCTGCCACATGGGTGGATTGCCGTTACAGTGGGGCTATGACTCACTCCGCCCCCGCATCAATTGTTGCCTGCGTCTATGCGGACACGGACTGCACTCGGATGGATCTGCAGCGCACCTTCGCCTCCCTGTTGAAACAAACCATTCCACCACACGGTGTCATCGTGTTCGCGGCTGAACGCTTGGACGGGGATTGTGAACGAATCATCCACGACACCGGTGGTGTTGCCTACTACTATCCGGGCATGGGAGGGGCACTTCCCAGCGATCTGGGGATATTGGTTGCCCAAGCGATCCGGCAAACCACAGCAGAGGTTGTGCTGATTATCGCGGCCGGTGCCGTCGCGAATCAGGAGCGAATCGCCCAACAACTCAGCCACTGGGAGTATCGGGAAGCACTCGGCAAACCGGTGGGGCTAATCGGGAGCGCCTACTATGAATTCCCAGCGGCAGTGGAATTTAGCGATCCCCTTGATCTGGTAGCACACAATCTTGGGGTGCGCTCATCGGCGGCAAGTGTTTCCGCCGCCCAGCTGGCCGCAGTCTCCGCGGAGCAGCTGACAAAACTCACCCATCCGGGCACCTGGTTGATCACCCCTGCCGGAATAAAGACACTCGTTGCGCTGCCACCTTCAGATTTTGCCGGCGAGTCGTTTCTTCACCTGTGGCATAAAGTAGCAACCCAGCTCGCGACAGCTACCGCAATGCACCATGTGGCGCAGCCATTGACCTGGATACCGGTAGTAACACGGCAAACCAAAAAGCTGCGCCACAAGCGCAGCAAAGCACAGGCGAAATCAAACCGATCAACCATCATGGTTGGGCAAAAAATAGCCAGGCGCCGGGCACTTGCTAGTGAGACTGCCACGCAGCAGGAAACGATCCAATCACCGGCTCGTGCATCAGGGCAGGAACCGTCCTTACCACCGCACCCCACTGGAAGCCGCCCTAACCCCTCCGAGCATGCCCGCCAATCGTCGTGGCTCAAGCGGCTATTGGGACGCTAACTCATATACCGATGCAGTAAGTATGTATATGCCAATGCAGGAAGTATGCCGCAGCCTGATCTGATGACTGCTGGTGCGGCATGTCGGGTGCGATTCCACGAAACCGGGTGACGGCGG
The Corynebacterium choanae DNA segment above includes these coding regions:
- the gyrB gene encoding DNA topoisomerase (ATP-hydrolyzing) subunit B; protein product: MTATEHKYDGSAITILEGLEAVRKRPGMYIGSTGEKGLHHLVWEVVDNSVDEAMAGYADKVDVTLLADGGVQVVDNGRGIPVDLHPSGPPTIQVVMTQLHAGGKFDSESYSVSGGLHGVGISVVNALSTKVEADVKRDGYHWIQNFTNAIPDPLIQGGKARGTGTTIRFWPDAEIFETVDFKFDTIARRLQEMAFLNKGLTITFTDLRVSEEEAALDELAENVDKVSLEDEQAALDAAEATADSDDESAEPAAKAKPKVKKRVFHYPDGLKDYVRNINKTKTPTHPTIIAFDAKDEHNELEIAMQWNTSYSESVHTFANTINTMEGGSHEEGFRAAVTSLMNRYAREHKLLKDKEPNLTGDDCREGLAAVVSVRIADPQFEGQTKTKLGNTEVKSFVQRSVNEQLTHWMEANPAEAKEIMNKAISSSHARQAARKARELVRRKSATNLGGLPGKLADCRSKDPKKSELYLVEGDSAGGTAKSGRDSLYQAILPLRGKILNVEKARLDKVLKNNEVQAIISALGTGIHDEFDINKLRYHKIVLMADADVDGQHIATLLLTLLFRFMPQLVDNGHVYLAQPPLYKLKWQSGLPGFAYSDAGRDQQLEEGLAQGRKINKDDGIQRYKGLGEMSAKELWETTLDPETRTLRQVTMEDANAADEIFSILMGDDVVARRSFITRNAKDVRFLDV
- a CDS encoding DUF6918 family protein, whose amino-acid sequence is MTTLREAFTSKQRPKIAAELVTLIDDTIAGYKGFTGTAIKTTVGAVKKTDPNLINRSVQAVIPEFADAMQPLWDAYTADNTAESFSAYVLQDPDNVADYLLSHADKHTDRINNKALAKLYASLRNRAVPLLKPALGPMAAIVQRYAPQV
- a CDS encoding CopG family transcriptional regulator: MAMTLRLSAEEDRALTLLAAAQGRSKHDAAVRAIVAAAARSLLDSEVHHLAYELLADYRETQQAITQAKAKHRP
- the gyrA gene encoding DNA gyrase subunit A yields the protein MSDDIHGGETLTDRIQPIDIAEEMQSSYIDYAMSVIVGRALPEVRDGLKPVHRRILYAMFDSGYRPDRSYVKSSRPVADAMGKFHPHGDSAIYDTLVRLAQPWSMRYPLVDGQGNFGSPGNDAAAAMRYTECRLTPLAMQMVRDIREDTVDFQPNYDGKNLEPVVLPARVPNLLMNGSGGIAVGMATNIPPHNLRELGEAIFWLLENPDAEPKEALEACMERVHGPDFPTAGLIVGDSGIKDAYTTGRGSIRMRGVTAVEQEGSRQQIVITELPYQVNPDNMISSIAEQIESGKLTGISDIQNESSDRIGMRIVIYLKRDAVPRVVLNNLYKHSQLQTSFGANMLSIVDGVPRTLRLDQMLRNYVKHQIEVIVRRTRYRLQEAEKEAHILRGLVKALDMLDEVIALIRRSSTPNVARTGLMELLDIDEIQADAILAMQLRRLAAMERQKIIDRLAEIEAVIADLNDILAREERQREIVRDELKEIVDKYGDDRRTEIIAATGDVTEEDLIARENVVVTITSTGYAKRTKVDAYRSQKRGGKGVRGAELKQDDVVRHFFVCSTHDWILFFTNYGRVYRLKAYELPEASRTARGQHVANLLSFQPGETIAQVIQIQSYDDADYLVLATAQGKVKKSKLTDYDSSRSGGLIAINLAEDDRLIGAALASADDDLLLVSDQGQAIRFTASDEALRPMGRATAGVRGMRFRGDDQMLAMCVVREGGSLLVATSGGYGKRTKLEEYPTKNRGGLGVVTFKYTPKRGKLIGALTVDDDDQIFAITSAGGVIRTEVGQIRPSSRQTMGVRLVNLEKGVELLAIDRNVEEEGEETAEAVAHGEQPGRQRGAEQTVDDAVETITPATATEKTDASGVPIDDSGQTPEVLESTEHGTSLLDEDGNLADTDDEQE
- a CDS encoding DUF3566 domain-containing protein, with the translated sequence MHTLRKVAIHRISPLSAFRTGLALSLAGLAAWILCVIILYFALDSAGIWAKLNEVIGGAGGDEIVTFGTVLSIASLLGSLAAIVTTVLAPLIAVIYNGLVELFGGITLHVDMLD